A genomic segment from Deinococcus humi encodes:
- a CDS encoding NAD(P)H-dependent oxidoreductase subunit E: MPVTRLEICTEHLSVDQREALLDAVWESLRISPGMVTADGNVELALSQCGAGIKAEDTPLVRVDGQDYRNVTPQTLVSLLRRWTR; the protein is encoded by the coding sequence ATGCCCGTCACCCGTCTGGAAATCTGCACCGAACACCTGTCCGTCGATCAGCGTGAGGCCCTGCTGGACGCCGTATGGGAGAGCCTGCGCATCAGCCCCGGCATGGTCACGGCAGACGGCAATGTGGAACTGGCCCTGTCGCAGTGCGGCGCGGGCATCAAGGCTGAGGACACCCCACTGGTGCGGGTGGACGGGCAGGACTACCGCAACGTCACGCCGCAGACGCTGGTGTCGTTGCTGCGCCGCTGGACGCGGTGA
- a CDS encoding S41 family peptidase produces MSPSCSFRALLPALLLALPVAGASPASDLFQSATQQVTREYYGWSTADLKALSEKYDALLRVKCSQEGEACSYATGRNVLQDMFKEFGDAHTNVRDAEGAERLREVTQDLAVQRTGARLARVEGGLLVVSIIPGSPAETEGLRVFDLVTTVNGQAAGKRGGENAAVGPNEFIRLERAAQPIRVTVRRHASPELNLTVPTQALLARDVPTLAWTGADGKVAVITYPTFLPSDASQLFLDRLTEAQAAGARELVVDLRYNGGGSLTECVAAASVFAPVEYRSQTRYNGKLSTYSYTGVNGTRGHFLNMKTVPADSAVWKGPTAVLVGPNTASCAEVFTYYAQRAGAIAVGEKTRGVGNSGVIFDPLPDGGVVSVTVLRAFNEKNEALPDAITPDVLAPGDIGALIEQGRDVTLEAALQALAARAAR; encoded by the coding sequence GTGTCCCCTTCCTGCTCGTTTCGCGCGCTGCTTCCAGCCCTGCTGCTCGCCCTGCCCGTGGCGGGCGCCAGTCCGGCGAGTGACCTGTTCCAGTCGGCCACGCAGCAGGTCACGCGCGAGTATTACGGCTGGTCCACGGCAGATTTAAAGGCGCTGAGCGAGAAATACGACGCCCTGCTGCGCGTGAAGTGTTCCCAGGAAGGCGAGGCATGTTCCTATGCCACAGGCCGCAACGTGCTGCAGGACATGTTCAAGGAATTCGGCGACGCCCACACCAACGTCCGCGACGCGGAAGGAGCCGAGCGGCTGCGCGAGGTCACGCAGGATCTGGCCGTCCAGCGCACCGGGGCGCGGCTGGCGCGGGTTGAGGGTGGCCTGCTGGTGGTCTCGATCATTCCTGGCAGCCCCGCCGAGACCGAGGGGTTGCGCGTCTTCGATCTGGTCACCACCGTAAATGGACAGGCGGCGGGCAAGCGCGGCGGCGAGAATGCTGCGGTTGGCCCCAACGAGTTCATCCGGCTGGAAAGAGCGGCCCAGCCCATCCGCGTGACCGTCAGGCGGCACGCCAGCCCGGAGCTGAACTTGACCGTCCCCACCCAGGCTCTGCTGGCCCGCGACGTCCCCACCCTGGCCTGGACTGGCGCGGACGGCAAGGTGGCCGTCATCACATACCCCACGTTTCTGCCCAGCGACGCTTCTCAACTGTTCCTGGACCGTTTGACAGAGGCGCAGGCGGCAGGGGCCCGCGAGTTGGTCGTGGACCTGCGCTACAACGGCGGCGGCAGCCTGACCGAATGCGTGGCCGCCGCCAGCGTCTTCGCTCCGGTGGAGTACCGGTCCCAGACCCGCTACAACGGCAAGCTGTCCACTTACAGCTATACCGGCGTGAACGGCACGCGCGGTCACTTTCTGAACATGAAGACCGTCCCTGCAGACAGTGCAGTGTGGAAAGGACCTACCGCCGTGCTGGTGGGGCCTAACACCGCCTCATGCGCTGAAGTCTTCACCTATTACGCGCAGCGTGCCGGGGCCATCGCAGTGGGCGAGAAGACGCGCGGCGTGGGCAACAGCGGGGTCATCTTCGATCCACTGCCCGACGGCGGCGTCGTCTCGGTGACGGTCCTGCGTGCCTTCAACGAGAAGAACGAGGCCCTGCCCGACGCCATCACACCCGATGTGCTGGCCCCCGGTGACATCGGGGCGCTGATCGAACAGGGCCGCGACGTGACGCTGGAAGCCGCCTTGCAGGCGTTGGCGGCGCGAGCAGCGAGATAA
- a CDS encoding MFS transporter, whose product MDRWHGWDRDERLGILNGWGVFVGDGFLNVTVVISGFASRLGAPNWVIGLLPAIAGGGWMLPQLLVAARVRSLPHKLPVYRSAATIRTLTYVAMALIAAFLADQPALCLTLFVLAMLLNSLASGVAGLPFLEVVSKIVSAERRPRFFGTRNLYGGLLAFGAGLLVRWILGSDLQFPLNYALIFGLGAAAYTYGYWIFGRVTEPPDPPQEAQGFRAEFRAIPETLRDPHFRAFLTVRLLLAGASMSDPFFAVYALRVLDFPPAILGAFVMALTGAAPLSNIVWQRVAERKGSRRIIRYASVFYGLAPLYAAMVGLLGLGKWAYLGVFLLTSVAAQGFNLGHTNHLLNIAPPNARSRYIGTLNTLVGAALFTPVLGGLIADRFGYLPVFAISLLLCAGAWWQCGKLRRDA is encoded by the coding sequence ATGGACAGGTGGCACGGCTGGGATCGCGACGAGCGACTGGGCATTCTCAACGGCTGGGGCGTCTTCGTTGGCGACGGGTTCCTCAATGTGACCGTGGTGATTTCCGGCTTCGCTTCCAGGTTGGGAGCACCCAACTGGGTGATCGGTCTCCTGCCCGCCATTGCCGGGGGCGGCTGGATGCTGCCGCAACTGCTGGTGGCCGCGCGGGTTCGCAGCCTGCCTCACAAGTTGCCGGTCTACCGTTCGGCGGCCACGATCCGGACCCTGACCTATGTGGCGATGGCCCTGATCGCCGCGTTCCTGGCTGATCAGCCTGCCCTGTGCCTGACGCTGTTCGTGCTGGCGATGCTGCTCAACTCGCTGGCCTCCGGCGTGGCGGGCCTGCCCTTTCTGGAAGTGGTCAGCAAGATTGTCAGCGCCGAGCGCCGCCCTCGGTTTTTTGGAACGCGCAACCTGTACGGCGGGCTGCTGGCTTTCGGGGCCGGGTTATTGGTGCGCTGGATCCTGGGTTCGGACCTGCAGTTTCCCCTCAACTACGCCCTGATCTTCGGCCTGGGTGCGGCAGCCTATACCTACGGGTACTGGATTTTTGGCCGAGTCACGGAGCCGCCAGATCCCCCACAGGAAGCACAGGGCTTCCGCGCCGAATTTCGGGCTATTCCCGAAACGCTGCGCGACCCGCATTTCCGCGCCTTTCTGACCGTTCGGCTGCTGCTGGCCGGAGCAAGCATGAGCGACCCCTTCTTCGCGGTCTATGCCCTGCGCGTGCTGGATTTTCCCCCGGCCATCCTGGGAGCCTTCGTGATGGCCCTGACCGGAGCCGCGCCTCTTTCGAACATCGTGTGGCAGCGGGTGGCCGAGCGCAAAGGATCACGGCGGATCATCCGCTACGCCTCGGTCTTCTACGGGCTGGCCCCGCTGTATGCCGCGATGGTGGGTCTGCTTGGCCTGGGCAAATGGGCGTATCTGGGCGTCTTCCTGCTGACCAGTGTGGCCGCGCAGGGCTTCAACCTGGGTCACACCAACCATCTCCTGAACATCGCCCCGCCCAATGCCCGCAGCCGTTATATCGGCACCCTCAACACGCTGGTGGGCGCGGCCCTGTTCACGCCGGTGCTGGGCGGCCTGATCGCGGACCGCTTCGGCTACCTTCCGGTGTTTGCCATCAGCCTGCTGCTGTGTGCCGGAGCGTGGTGGCAGTGCGGCAAGCTCCGGCGCGACGCCTGA
- a CDS encoding aldo/keto reductase, with product MTTQSPTIQMRNLGATGLGVSEIGYGAWGIGADMWKGAQDDESLQALRRYLELGGNFIDTAMGYGDGHSERLVGQAAREFPGTVIATKISPKNGQWPARPGVPASDAFPAEHVIAMTEASLQRLGLEKIDVQQFHVWNDSWLGQGDWQDAVAQLKRDGKIGHFGVSINDHQPDNAVKAVEAGVVETVQVIYNVFDQSPQDRLLDACLANGVGVIVRVALDEGSLTGNITAGTEFPEGDWRHRYFGGNRRAELQPRLRAIERDLGINSSQLAETSLRFVLSHRAVSTVIVGMRSVRNVERNVAIADGQGLPADDVARLYAHRWDRNWYEAAE from the coding sequence ATGACCACGCAATCACCAACCATACAAATGCGGAATCTGGGGGCCACCGGCCTGGGCGTCAGTGAGATCGGCTACGGGGCCTGGGGCATTGGCGCAGACATGTGGAAGGGCGCACAGGACGACGAGAGCCTGCAGGCCCTGCGCCGCTATTTGGAACTGGGCGGCAATTTCATCGACACGGCGATGGGCTACGGTGACGGCCACAGCGAGCGGCTGGTGGGGCAGGCCGCCCGAGAATTTCCCGGAACGGTCATCGCCACCAAGATCAGCCCCAAGAATGGGCAATGGCCCGCGCGCCCCGGCGTTCCCGCCAGCGATGCCTTTCCCGCCGAACATGTGATCGCCATGACCGAGGCCAGCCTGCAGCGCCTGGGGCTGGAGAAAATCGACGTGCAGCAGTTCCACGTCTGGAACGATTCGTGGCTGGGGCAGGGCGACTGGCAGGACGCGGTGGCGCAGCTCAAACGCGACGGCAAGATCGGGCATTTCGGAGTGAGCATCAACGACCATCAGCCGGACAACGCCGTGAAGGCCGTGGAGGCGGGCGTGGTGGAGACAGTGCAGGTGATCTACAACGTGTTCGATCAGTCGCCGCAGGACCGCCTGCTGGACGCCTGCCTGGCCAACGGCGTGGGCGTCATCGTGCGCGTGGCGCTGGACGAGGGCAGCCTGACCGGGAATATCACCGCCGGGACCGAATTCCCTGAGGGCGACTGGCGCCACCGCTACTTCGGCGGCAACCGCAGGGCAGAGCTGCAACCCCGCCTGCGGGCCATCGAGCGCGATCTGGGCATCAACAGCTCTCAACTGGCCGAGACCTCCCTGCGTTTTGTCCTCAGTCACCGCGCCGTCAGCACCGTGATCGTGGGTATGCGCAGCGTGCGGAACGTAGAGCGCAATGTCGCCATCGCCGACGGTCAGGGCCTGCCCGCCGACGATGTGGCCCGTCTGTACGCGCACCGCTGGGACCGCAACTGGTACGAGGCGGCGGAGTAA
- the secD gene encoding protein translocase subunit SecD — protein sequence MTYGNNRNKNTGGNDRRPPPPRRKAAPSTSRPNPWTALLLLITLLGSLAYIWRPWEHPNNLGSIWNDKFQFITLGLDLKGGLRIELAPESGTATKDELDRVKTVIENRVNALGVAEPTVTVAGGKRVVVEIPGATPAIQQRAREIIQQTAKLEFRIVQDGAQPDPTLRTSKPGSGGYTLAQLGPIQATGEVVESATSGTNSQTGQWVVNFQTTDKGAQTFGDFTGKNVGKLMAVVLDDQIQSVATINQRLFRDIQISGSFTPEEANQLALVLKSGALPIKIKTEAERAIGPTLGADAIRSGAIAAVVGIALVFVMLFAYYGLWFGLVGALGLLFSSILILGMLAGFGATLTLPGIAGLVLTIGAAVDGNVISFERIKEELYRGKGIKNSIDAGYRHSTAAILDVNASHLLAAAALYNYSTGPVKGFAVTLMIGVIAATFSNLVFAKWFIAWIAERHPNMNARQWVKNTHIDFIKAAPYITTASVLLAIIGGSILATKGLNYGVDFTSGTTLTLRTNATTNTEQVRAAAAAAGIAKVNEQSAAIQRDVNPTQEGVQYNVKVPELTAAETQTLGAALSKLPGGEIQASETVGPAVGKELTQKTIYAVLLGLGLILVYVGFRFDFVMGLGSIIAVLHDVAIVMGLYSLLGLEFGIASVAALLTLIGYSLNDSIIVSDRIRENIREMRGRSFREIVNTSINQTLSRTIMTSVSTMLPLVSLLVFGGPVLRDFSLALLVGIIIGTYSSIYIVAPLVVYVEEWNKRRQSGGRAAKA from the coding sequence GTGACTTACGGCAACAACCGCAACAAGAACACCGGCGGCAATGACCGCCGCCCCCCACCCCCCAGGCGCAAGGCCGCGCCGAGTACCAGCAGGCCCAATCCCTGGACCGCGCTGCTGCTGCTCATCACCCTGCTTGGCAGTCTGGCCTACATCTGGCGGCCCTGGGAGCACCCCAACAATCTGGGCAGCATCTGGAACGACAAATTCCAGTTCATCACGCTGGGACTGGATCTGAAGGGTGGCCTGCGCATTGAGCTGGCTCCCGAATCCGGTACGGCCACCAAGGACGAGCTGGACCGCGTCAAGACGGTGATCGAGAACCGCGTCAACGCCCTGGGGGTGGCCGAACCCACCGTGACGGTGGCAGGCGGCAAGCGCGTGGTGGTGGAAATTCCTGGCGCGACGCCAGCCATCCAGCAACGCGCCCGTGAAATCATCCAGCAGACGGCCAAACTGGAATTCCGGATTGTCCAGGACGGCGCGCAACCTGACCCAACATTGAGGACGAGCAAGCCCGGTTCTGGCGGCTACACGCTCGCCCAGCTCGGGCCGATCCAGGCCACCGGTGAAGTGGTGGAGAGCGCCACTTCGGGGACCAACTCACAGACCGGGCAGTGGGTGGTCAATTTCCAGACCACCGACAAGGGCGCGCAGACCTTCGGCGACTTCACGGGCAAGAACGTGGGCAAGCTGATGGCCGTGGTGCTCGACGACCAGATTCAGAGCGTGGCCACCATCAACCAGCGCCTGTTCCGCGACATTCAGATCAGCGGCTCCTTCACGCCGGAAGAAGCCAATCAGCTTGCCCTCGTGCTGAAATCCGGCGCACTGCCGATCAAGATCAAAACGGAAGCCGAACGCGCCATTGGGCCGACCCTTGGCGCGGATGCCATCCGCAGCGGCGCGATTGCCGCCGTGGTGGGTATTGCGCTGGTCTTCGTAATGCTGTTCGCGTACTACGGCCTGTGGTTTGGGCTGGTGGGCGCCCTGGGTCTGCTGTTCTCCAGCATCCTGATCCTGGGCATGCTGGCAGGCTTCGGGGCCACGCTGACGCTACCGGGAATTGCAGGGCTGGTGCTGACCATCGGGGCCGCCGTGGACGGCAACGTGATCTCCTTCGAGCGCATCAAGGAAGAGCTGTACCGGGGCAAGGGCATCAAGAACTCCATCGATGCCGGGTACAGGCACTCCACCGCCGCGATTCTGGACGTGAACGCCTCGCACCTGCTGGCCGCCGCCGCGCTGTACAACTACTCCACCGGGCCGGTTAAGGGCTTCGCCGTGACGCTGATGATCGGCGTGATCGCCGCGACGTTCTCTAACCTGGTCTTCGCCAAGTGGTTCATCGCCTGGATCGCCGAGCGTCATCCCAACATGAATGCCCGGCAGTGGGTCAAGAACACCCACATCGACTTTATTAAGGCCGCGCCGTACATCACCACGGCCAGCGTTCTGCTGGCCATCATTGGCGGCAGCATCCTGGCGACCAAGGGGCTGAATTACGGCGTGGACTTCACGTCTGGCACCACCCTGACCCTGCGAACCAACGCCACCACCAACACCGAGCAGGTGCGGGCAGCGGCGGCGGCGGCGGGCATTGCGAAGGTCAACGAGCAGAGCGCGGCCATCCAGCGCGACGTCAATCCCACCCAGGAGGGCGTGCAGTACAACGTCAAGGTGCCGGAACTGACCGCCGCCGAGACCCAGACCCTGGGCGCGGCCCTGAGCAAGCTGCCCGGCGGCGAGATTCAGGCCAGCGAGACCGTCGGCCCCGCCGTAGGCAAGGAGCTGACCCAGAAGACCATCTACGCCGTGCTGCTGGGACTGGGCTTGATTCTGGTGTACGTGGGCTTCCGCTTCGACTTCGTCATGGGGCTGGGCAGCATCATTGCCGTGCTACACGACGTCGCGATCGTGATGGGTCTGTATTCGCTGCTGGGGCTGGAGTTCGGCATCGCCAGTGTGGCCGCGCTGCTGACCCTGATCGGTTACTCGCTGAACGACTCGATCATCGTGTCGGACCGAATTCGCGAGAACATCAGGGAAATGCGTGGCCGCAGCTTCCGCGAGATCGTGAACACCAGCATCAACCAGACGCTGTCGCGCACCATCATGACCTCGGTCAGCACCATGTTGCCCCTGGTCAGCCTGCTGGTCTTCGGCGGGCCGGTGCTGCGAGACTTCAGTCTGGCGCTGCTGGTGGGCATCATCATCGGGACGTACAGCAGCATCTACATCGTCGCGCCGCTCGTGGTGTACGTCGAGGAATGGAACAAGAGGCGCCAGAGTGGAGGCAGGGCGGCCAAGGCGTAA